A stretch of the Lepisosteus oculatus isolate fLepOcu1 unplaced genomic scaffold, fLepOcu1.hap2 HAP2_SCAFFOLD_112, whole genome shotgun sequence genome encodes the following:
- the LOC138226093 gene encoding uncharacterized protein: MHSADTYILRHSEFVSLKPDEWLIGETIECYFQVAKESMDLGKKVFLMNHYTTGVIMSGNRERMARQRLSKVNFENYEAIISFFNTGVHWKLLYLYAPSQKVFVVDPMGSDEMGDSTAAAKRFRDFFKMRRNVLGKEDWLNINWHPSVIGHTRQADASSCGVFVMQMGADIINNFPDIPTYIEINSSAKEMRKLREDLSIRILEASAPLQDMCLMCGETPVRQTNWIQCDSCENWFHELCISKEEYESAKNEVTWICTFCQPQFGTVDE, translated from the exons ATGCACAGTGCAGACACATATATTCTCAGACACTCGGAGTTTGTGTCTCTGAAACCAGATGAGTGGCTCATAGGCGAG ACCATTGAGTGTTACTTTCAAGTAGCGAAAGAATCCATGGACTTGGGGAAGAAGGTTTTCCTAATGAACCACTACACAACTGGTGTAATCATGAGTGGGAATAGAGAGCGCATGGCTAGACAACGTTTGTCCAAG GTCAACTTTGAAAACTATGAAGCCATTATTAGCTTTTTTAACACTGGTGTCCACTGGAAATTGTTG TATCTGTATGCTCCATCCCAGAAAGTCTTTGTGGTCGACCCTATGGGGAGTGATGAGATGGGAGACTCCACTGCAGCGGCAAAAAGGTTCAG GGACTTTTTTAAGATGCGAAGGAATGTCCTAGGAAAAGAAGACTGGTTGAATATCAACTGGCACCCAAGCGTGATTGGTCACACCAGGCAAGCAGATGCCTCAAGCTGTGGGGTCTTTGTGATGCAG ATGGGCGCAGACATCATTAACAATTTCCCGGATATTCCAACATATATCGAAATAAACAGCAGTGCCAAAGAAATGAGAAAGTTGCGGGAAGACCTGTCAATCAGAATTCTTGAGGCTTCAG CTCCTCTCCAGGACATGTGCCTGATGTGTGGAGAAACACCAGTGCGGCAGACAAACTGG ATTCAGTGTGACAGTTGTGAAAACTGGTTCCATGAATTGTGCATCTCAAAAGAAGAGTATGAAAGCGCAAAGAATGAAGTAACATGGATATGTACATTTTGCCAACCCCAGTTTG gcacTGTTGATGAGTGA